A genome region from Crossiella equi includes the following:
- a CDS encoding alpha/beta fold hydrolase — MPRSTANGHLNPGTGLVERVHTLPDGRRLRLVVAGRGPGPLVVFEAGLSAPAASWVHTQREVSAHTRTLSYDRAGYGGSDPDPHPRTLERLADDLTAVLDLVGETEPVVLVGHSWGGPILRLFADRHPDRVAGLVFVDASLAEAMPARNARLARRLFQVLSVVARFGGGNMIMRISLPHGLSPEISESDVDIMRRDHTSVRAMRAAAQEAAQILTALPVLRRLQAAGTPPVPTVCLQGGRADRGAAETRRVLNRVAAELMAAVPHGEVVVAEDAGHLVPQESPGIARDTILRVVEAVRARP; from the coding sequence ATGCCACGGTCCACAGCGAACGGCCACCTGAACCCGGGAACCGGCCTCGTCGAACGGGTCCACACGCTGCCGGACGGGCGGCGGCTGCGCCTGGTGGTCGCGGGCCGGGGGCCCGGGCCGCTGGTGGTGTTCGAGGCCGGGCTGAGCGCGCCCGCCGCCTCCTGGGTGCACACCCAGCGCGAGGTCAGCGCGCACACCCGCACCCTGTCCTACGACCGCGCGGGCTACGGCGGCAGCGACCCCGACCCGCACCCGCGCACGCTCGAACGCCTCGCCGACGACCTCACCGCGGTGCTGGACCTGGTGGGCGAGACCGAACCCGTGGTACTGGTCGGGCACAGCTGGGGCGGGCCGATCCTGCGGCTGTTCGCCGACCGCCACCCGGACCGCGTGGCCGGGCTGGTCTTCGTCGACGCCAGCCTCGCCGAGGCCATGCCCGCGCGCAACGCCCGGCTGGCGCGCAGGCTGTTCCAGGTCCTGTCAGTGGTGGCCCGGTTCGGTGGCGGGAACATGATCATGCGGATCTCGTTGCCGCACGGGCTGTCCCCGGAGATCAGTGAGTCCGATGTGGACATCATGCGCCGGGACCACACGTCCGTGCGGGCCATGCGGGCCGCCGCTCAGGAGGCCGCGCAGATCCTGACCGCGCTGCCGGTGCTGCGACGCTTGCAGGCCGCGGGCACACCGCCGGTGCCCACGGTCTGCCTCCAGGGCGGCCGGGCCGACCGGGGTGCGGCCGAGACCCGGCGGGTGCTCAACCGGGTCGCCGCCGAGCTGATGGCCGCTGTCCCGCACGGCGAGGTCGTGGTCGCCGAGGACGCCGGGCACCTGGTGCCGCAGGAGTCACCGGGGATCGCCCGGGACACCATCCTGCGCGTGGTCGAGGCGGTTCGGGCGCGGCCGTGA
- a CDS encoding amidase: MHELTVVQQLAALRGKRISSRELTEHYLARIERHGRALGAFITVTAELARREAALADQRIARGEWSPLCGLPLGIKDLSATAGVRTTFGSAALAEHVPAVDAWTVGLLRRAGGVLVGKTNTPEFGATCYTHNDVSERPAVTPYGLGRYASGSSGGAAAAVAGGLLPFGHASDGAGSIRTPASTCHLVGVKPSRGLVSPAPASAFLSMGTEGPIARTVEDAALLLDVMARPWPGDLYGWRPATSFTKAIRRPAGRRLKIAVWTDTGLDGVATHPGSELAVRRAADLLTRLGHEVRPIPIPARCDAPVRQALKDLFVSSVGVVAPTLVPPDRLHLLRPYTQHLVTAGRTMPASGVVGTQTVLARYASTFLAGLDGYDLALTPTTNGPPVPVGHYFAHGPEGEAELMLAWSCHTPWVNLTGQPAVSLPCHLDEQGLPHGVQLVGRPRQDGELLAVAARLEEAGLWERHHPPCWNQ; encoded by the coding sequence GTGCACGAACTGACCGTCGTCCAACAGCTGGCCGCGTTGCGGGGCAAGAGGATCAGCTCTCGGGAGCTCACCGAGCACTACCTCGCGCGCATCGAGCGGCACGGGCGCGCGCTCGGTGCGTTCATCACCGTCACCGCCGAGCTGGCCCGGCGGGAGGCCGCGCTCGCCGACCAGCGGATCGCCCGTGGGGAGTGGTCGCCGTTGTGCGGGCTGCCCCTCGGGATCAAGGACCTCTCCGCCACCGCCGGTGTGCGCACCACGTTCGGGTCCGCCGCGCTCGCCGAGCACGTGCCCGCCGTGGACGCCTGGACCGTCGGGCTGTTGCGGCGGGCCGGGGGTGTGCTGGTCGGGAAGACCAACACCCCGGAGTTCGGGGCCACCTGCTACACCCACAACGACGTGTCCGAGCGTCCCGCCGTCACCCCGTACGGTCTTGGCCGTTACGCCAGTGGTTCCAGCGGTGGGGCCGCCGCGGCCGTGGCCGGTGGGCTGCTGCCGTTCGGGCACGCCAGTGACGGGGCCGGGTCCATCCGCACACCCGCCTCCACCTGTCACCTGGTCGGGGTCAAGCCCAGTCGTGGCCTGGTCAGCCCCGCGCCCGCCTCCGCCTTCCTCAGCATGGGCACCGAGGGGCCCATCGCGCGCACGGTCGAGGACGCCGCGCTGCTGCTGGACGTCATGGCGCGGCCGTGGCCCGGGGACCTGTACGGCTGGCGCCCGGCCACCAGCTTCACCAAGGCCATCCGCCGCCCGGCCGGGCGCAGGCTCAAGATCGCCGTGTGGACCGACACCGGCCTGGACGGCGTGGCCACCCACCCGGGGTCCGAGCTGGCCGTGCGGCGCGCGGCCGACCTGCTCACCCGGCTCGGGCACGAGGTGCGGCCGATCCCGATCCCCGCCCGCTGCGACGCCCCGGTGCGGCAGGCGCTCAAGGACCTGTTCGTCAGCTCCGTGGGCGTGGTCGCGCCGACCCTCGTCCCGCCCGACCGCCTGCACCTGCTGCGCCCCTACACCCAGCACCTCGTCACGGCCGGGCGGACCATGCCCGCCAGCGGGGTGGTGGGCACGCAGACCGTGCTCGCCCGCTACGCCAGCACCTTCCTCGCCGGGCTGGACGGGTACGACCTCGCGCTCACCCCGACCACCAACGGCCCGCCCGTGCCGGTCGGCCACTACTTCGCCCACGGTCCCGAGGGCGAGGCCGAGCTGATGCTCGCCTGGTCCTGCCACACCCCCTGGGTCAACCTCACCGGCCAGCCCGCGGTGTCCCTGCCGTGCCACCTGGACGAGCAGGGCCTGCCGCACGGGGTGCAGCTCGTCGGCCGCCCGCGCCAGGACGGCGAGCTGCTCGCGGTGGCCGCCCGGCTGGAGGAGGCCGGGCTGTGGGAGCGGCACCACCCGCCCTGCTGGAACCAGTGA
- the acnA gene encoding aconitate hydratase AcnA — protein sequence MTAPVSKDSFGARGTLNVGDASYEVFRLSAVEGAQRLPYSLKILLENLLRTEDGANITADHVRALGAWDPKADPATEIQFTPARVIMQDFTGVPCVVDLATMREAVTQLGGDPAKVNPLAPAELVIDHSVIADVFARPDAFEKNVDLEYQRNKERYQFLRWGQTAFDEFKVVPPGTGIVHQVNIEHLARVVMTRKGQAYPDTVVGTDSHTTMVNGIGVLGWGVGGIEAEAAMLGQPVSMLIPRVVGFKLHGELPAGATATDLVLTITEMLRKHGVVGKFVEFYGSGVTAVPLANRATIGNMSPEFGSTAAIFPIDAETVDYLRLTGRPEEQLALVEAYAKEQGLWHDPAAEPDYSEHLELDLSTVVPSIAGPKRPQDRIVLAGAKDQFRKDIRNYVADEDGIDEELEETFPASDAPASNARANGGRPHKKVALTLADGTETELDHGHVAIASITSCTNTSNPSVMLGAALLAKNAVECGLSRKPWVKTSLAPGSKVVMDYYEKAQLLPYLEKLGFHLVGYGCVTCIGNSGPLPEEISKAINDNDLSVVSVLSGNRNFEGRISPDIKMNYLASPPLVVAFALAGTMDIDLDNDPLGHDPDGKPVFLADIWPTPQEIQDVISTSISSEMFVKDYADVFAGDERWQSLPTPTGKTFEWAGDSTYVRKPPYFEGMEMEPKPVTDVNGARVLALLGDSVTTDHISPAGSIKPDSPAGKYLSEHGVERRDFNSYGSRRGNHEVMIRGTFANIRLRNLLLDDVQGGFTRNFLADGEQTTIYDASVAYAEAGVPLVVLAGKEYGSGSSRDWAAKGTSLLGVRVVIAESFERIHRSNLIGMGVLPLQFPEGETAASLGLDGTETFDFAGVTELNEGTTPRVIKVTATKGDGTKVEFDAVVRIDTPGEADYYRNGGIMQYVLRKMVRS from the coding sequence GTGACCGCACCCGTGAGCAAGGACAGCTTCGGCGCACGCGGCACGCTGAACGTCGGAGACGCCTCCTACGAGGTGTTCCGGCTCAGCGCCGTTGAGGGCGCCCAGCGCCTGCCGTACAGCCTGAAGATCCTCCTGGAGAACCTGCTTCGCACCGAGGACGGCGCGAACATCACCGCCGACCACGTGCGCGCTCTCGGTGCCTGGGACCCGAAGGCCGACCCGGCCACCGAGATCCAGTTCACCCCGGCCCGCGTGATCATGCAGGACTTCACCGGCGTCCCCTGCGTGGTCGACCTGGCCACCATGCGCGAGGCCGTCACCCAGCTCGGTGGCGACCCGGCCAAGGTCAACCCGCTGGCGCCCGCCGAGCTGGTCATCGACCACTCGGTGATCGCCGACGTCTTCGCCCGCCCGGACGCGTTCGAGAAGAACGTGGACCTGGAGTACCAGCGCAACAAGGAGCGCTACCAGTTCCTGCGCTGGGGCCAGACCGCCTTCGACGAGTTCAAGGTGGTGCCGCCCGGCACCGGCATCGTGCACCAGGTCAACATCGAGCACCTGGCGCGCGTGGTCATGACCCGCAAGGGCCAGGCCTACCCCGACACCGTGGTGGGCACCGACTCGCACACCACGATGGTCAACGGCATCGGCGTGCTGGGCTGGGGCGTGGGCGGCATCGAGGCCGAGGCCGCGATGCTCGGCCAGCCGGTGTCCATGCTGATCCCGCGCGTGGTCGGCTTCAAGCTGCACGGTGAGCTGCCCGCCGGCGCCACCGCCACCGACCTGGTGCTGACCATCACCGAGATGCTGCGCAAGCACGGTGTGGTCGGCAAGTTCGTGGAGTTCTACGGCTCCGGCGTGACCGCGGTGCCGCTGGCCAACCGCGCCACCATCGGCAACATGAGCCCGGAGTTCGGCTCCACCGCGGCGATCTTCCCGATCGATGCGGAAACCGTCGACTACCTGCGCCTGACCGGCCGCCCCGAGGAGCAGCTCGCCCTCGTCGAGGCCTACGCCAAGGAGCAGGGCCTCTGGCACGACCCGGCCGCCGAGCCGGACTACTCCGAGCACCTCGAGCTCGACCTGTCCACCGTGGTCCCGTCCATCGCGGGCCCGAAGCGGCCGCAGGACCGCATCGTGCTGGCAGGAGCGAAGGACCAGTTCCGCAAGGACATCCGCAACTACGTGGCGGATGAGGACGGCATCGACGAGGAGCTGGAGGAGACCTTCCCGGCCTCCGACGCCCCGGCCTCCAACGCCCGCGCCAACGGCGGCCGCCCGCACAAGAAGGTCGCGCTGACCCTGGCCGACGGCACCGAGACCGAGCTGGACCACGGCCACGTGGCCATCGCCTCGATCACCTCGTGCACCAACACCTCCAACCCGTCGGTGATGCTGGGCGCGGCCCTGCTCGCCAAGAACGCGGTGGAGTGCGGCCTGTCCCGCAAGCCGTGGGTGAAGACCTCCCTGGCGCCTGGTTCCAAGGTCGTCATGGACTACTACGAGAAGGCGCAGCTGCTGCCCTACCTCGAGAAGCTCGGTTTCCACCTGGTCGGCTACGGCTGCGTCACCTGCATCGGCAACTCCGGCCCGCTGCCGGAGGAGATCTCCAAGGCCATCAACGACAACGACCTCTCGGTCGTGTCGGTGCTGTCCGGCAACCGCAACTTCGAGGGCCGCATCAGCCCCGACATCAAGATGAACTACCTGGCCTCCCCGCCGCTGGTGGTGGCCTTCGCCCTCGCGGGCACGATGGACATCGACCTGGACAACGACCCGCTGGGCCACGACCCGGACGGCAAGCCGGTGTTCCTGGCCGACATCTGGCCGACCCCGCAGGAGATCCAGGACGTCATCTCCACCTCGATCTCCTCGGAGATGTTCGTCAAGGACTACGCGGACGTCTTCGCCGGTGACGAGCGCTGGCAGTCGCTGCCCACGCCGACCGGCAAGACCTTCGAGTGGGCGGGTGACTCCACCTACGTGCGCAAGCCCCCGTACTTCGAGGGCATGGAGATGGAGCCCAAGCCGGTCACCGACGTCAACGGCGCGCGCGTGCTGGCGCTGCTGGGCGACTCGGTCACCACCGACCACATCTCCCCGGCCGGTTCCATCAAGCCGGACTCGCCCGCGGGCAAGTACCTCAGCGAGCACGGGGTGGAGCGCCGGGACTTCAACTCCTACGGCTCCCGCCGCGGCAACCACGAGGTCATGATCCGCGGCACGTTCGCCAACATCCGCCTGCGCAACCTGCTGCTCGACGACGTCCAGGGCGGTTTCACCCGCAACTTCCTGGCCGACGGCGAGCAGACCACCATCTACGACGCCTCGGTCGCCTACGCCGAGGCGGGCGTGCCGCTGGTGGTGCTGGCGGGCAAGGAGTACGGCTCGGGCAGCTCGCGCGACTGGGCGGCCAAGGGCACCAGCCTGCTGGGCGTGCGCGTGGTCATCGCGGAGTCCTTCGAGCGCATCCACCGGTCGAACCTGATCGGCATGGGCGTGCTGCCGCTGCAGTTCCCGGAGGGCGAGACCGCCGCCTCCCTGGGCTTGGACGGCACGGAGACCTTCGACTTCGCCGGTGTCACCGAGCTGAACGAGGGCACCACCCCGCGCGTCATCAAGGTGACCGCGACCAAGGGTGACGGCACGAAGGTGGAGTTCGACGCGGTGGTCCGCATCGACACCCCCGGCGAGGCCGACTACTACCGCAACGGCGGCATCATGCAGTACGTGCTGCGCAAGATGGTGCGCAGCTGA
- a CDS encoding AMP-binding protein, with translation MRVPLTVADFLDRAETVFPDTTAVIDEPTQPAEAVPTTTYGDLARRARAWQAGLDKLGVGEGERVAVVSHNSARLLELLHAVPASGRICVPVNFRLRPEEISYIVGHSGASVLLVDPELDDSLQGITARHRFTLGAETEAEAMAFDTEPRPWSEPDEDATATINYTSGTTARPKGVQMTHRNIWVNAMTMGLHFRVWERDVYLHTLPMFHCNGWGMPFTTTGLGVPQVVLRKVDGAEILRRVERHGVTLACGAPAVWNMVLDAAQEWSGEIPGRDRVRIVCAGAPPPTRTIARIEEELGWTFQQLYGLTETSPFLTFNRTRPADLGLPAEKRARKLSRAGAPGIGVRLATSESGEVLARSNTVLGGYWDNPSATEEALEGGWFHTGDGGVLDREGHLSISDRKKDVIITGGENVSSIEVEDCVFSHPSVAEVAVIGVPDEKWGETIKALVVVAEGAQVSEAEIIAHCKQKLAGYKAPTSVEFRESIPRTATGKIQKFKLREPYWAGMERTVN, from the coding sequence ATGCGGGTACCGCTGACCGTCGCCGACTTCCTCGACCGTGCGGAGACGGTTTTCCCTGACACCACGGCCGTCATCGACGAGCCGACCCAGCCCGCCGAGGCGGTGCCGACCACTACCTACGGTGACCTCGCCCGCCGCGCGCGGGCCTGGCAGGCCGGGCTGGACAAGCTCGGCGTCGGCGAGGGCGAACGTGTCGCGGTGGTCAGCCACAACTCCGCACGCCTGCTCGAGCTCCTGCACGCCGTGCCCGCCAGCGGGCGCATCTGCGTCCCGGTCAACTTCCGGCTGCGGCCGGAGGAGATCAGCTACATCGTCGGCCACAGCGGCGCCTCCGTGCTGCTGGTCGACCCGGAGCTGGACGACTCGCTCCAGGGCATCACCGCCCGGCACCGGTTCACCCTCGGCGCGGAGACCGAGGCCGAGGCGATGGCCTTCGACACCGAGCCCCGCCCCTGGAGCGAGCCGGACGAGGACGCCACCGCCACCATCAACTACACCTCGGGCACCACCGCGCGGCCCAAGGGCGTGCAGATGACCCACCGCAACATCTGGGTCAACGCCATGACCATGGGCTTGCACTTCCGCGTGTGGGAGCGCGACGTCTACCTGCACACCCTGCCCATGTTCCACTGCAACGGCTGGGGCATGCCGTTCACCACCACCGGCCTGGGCGTGCCGCAGGTCGTGCTGCGCAAGGTCGACGGCGCGGAGATCCTGCGCCGGGTCGAGCGGCACGGCGTCACCCTGGCCTGCGGCGCGCCCGCGGTGTGGAACATGGTGCTGGACGCCGCGCAGGAGTGGTCCGGCGAGATCCCCGGGCGGGACCGGGTGCGCATCGTGTGCGCGGGCGCGCCGCCGCCCACCCGCACCATCGCGCGCATCGAGGAGGAGCTCGGCTGGACCTTCCAGCAGCTGTACGGCCTCACCGAGACCTCGCCCTTCCTCACCTTCAACCGCACCCGCCCCGCCGACCTCGGCCTGCCCGCCGAGAAACGCGCCCGCAAGCTCTCCCGCGCGGGCGCGCCCGGCATCGGCGTGCGGCTGGCCACCTCGGAGAGCGGGGAGGTGCTCGCGCGGTCCAACACCGTGCTCGGCGGGTACTGGGACAACCCCTCGGCCACCGAGGAGGCCCTGGAGGGCGGCTGGTTCCACACCGGTGACGGTGGCGTGCTCGATCGCGAGGGCCACCTGAGCATCTCCGACCGGAAGAAGGACGTGATCATCACCGGCGGGGAGAACGTGTCCTCCATCGAGGTGGAGGACTGCGTGTTCAGTCACCCGTCCGTGGCTGAAGTGGCCGTGATCGGTGTACCCGACGAGAAATGGGGGGAAACGATCAAGGCCCTCGTGGTGGTCGCCGAGGGTGCGCAGGTCAGCGAGGCCGAGATCATCGCGCACTGCAAGCAGAAGCTCGCCGGGTACAAGGCGCCGACTTCGGTGGAGTTCCGCGAGTCCATTCCGCGCACGGCCACCGGGAAAATCCAGAAGTTCAAGCTCCGCGAGCCGTACTGGGCGGGCATGGAACGGACAGTGAACTAG
- a CDS encoding NlpC/P60 family protein, with protein MPTRRNLVLGVLLVGALCVGTPGVAVAVPPPPPNPSDSDLNSGRAQVDSKAGEVGKLTNELSRAEARLEELNADIELRREDAMKALVDLGAAEEAADRAKSDANSARAEADAAARAIEDNRARADAFAAATYQNGNLLDTSSALLTSRGPQELLDKSEMLELIAGSQADVLEVMRKARLDKANKDSLARKALEAAEAKQAEAEKAKRVADAAQAAAVQAGQTQQARAEEIEATRVAVERQLFEARQHVSGLEGQRQRYEDWLVQKKREEEERARREAEEARKAAQAAANQSRPAARPQTQSRPATNAVQGRGVQIAINRALSQLGVIYAWGGGNGSGPTRGIRDGGVADAYGDYRKIGFDCSGLMIYAFAGIGINLPHYSGYQYNYGRRVPLSQMAPGDMLFWQSSGRIRHVAMYLGGGRMVEAPQSGLRVRIAPVRYGGIMPYAVRLAG; from the coding sequence ATGCCGACGCGACGGAACCTCGTACTGGGTGTGCTGCTCGTGGGCGCGCTGTGCGTGGGCACTCCCGGGGTGGCGGTCGCGGTACCGCCGCCGCCCCCGAACCCGAGCGACAGCGACCTCAACAGCGGCCGCGCGCAGGTCGACTCCAAGGCGGGCGAGGTCGGCAAGCTGACCAACGAGCTCAGCCGCGCCGAGGCGAGGCTGGAGGAGCTCAACGCCGACATCGAGCTGCGCCGCGAGGACGCGATGAAGGCGCTGGTCGACCTGGGCGCGGCGGAGGAGGCGGCCGACCGGGCCAAGTCCGACGCGAACAGCGCGCGGGCCGAGGCGGACGCGGCGGCCAGGGCCATCGAGGACAACCGGGCGCGCGCGGACGCCTTCGCGGCGGCGACCTACCAGAACGGCAACCTGCTCGACACCTCCAGCGCGCTGCTGACCTCCCGGGGCCCGCAGGAGCTGCTGGACAAGTCGGAGATGCTGGAGCTCATCGCGGGCTCGCAGGCCGACGTGCTCGAGGTGATGCGCAAGGCCCGCCTGGACAAGGCGAACAAGGACTCCCTGGCCCGCAAGGCCCTGGAGGCGGCCGAGGCCAAGCAGGCCGAGGCGGAGAAGGCCAAGCGCGTCGCGGACGCCGCCCAGGCGGCGGCCGTCCAGGCCGGGCAGACCCAGCAGGCCCGCGCGGAGGAGATCGAGGCCACCCGGGTCGCGGTGGAACGCCAGCTCTTCGAGGCCCGCCAGCACGTCTCGGGCCTGGAGGGGCAGCGCCAGCGGTATGAGGACTGGCTGGTCCAGAAGAAGCGCGAGGAGGAGGAGCGCGCCCGCCGGGAAGCCGAGGAGGCGCGCAAGGCGGCGCAGGCGGCGGCCAACCAGTCCCGCCCGGCGGCCCGCCCGCAGACCCAGTCCCGCCCGGCCACCAACGCGGTCCAGGGCCGGGGCGTGCAGATCGCGATCAACCGGGCCCTGTCCCAGCTGGGCGTGATCTACGCCTGGGGCGGCGGCAACGGCTCCGGCCCCACCCGGGGCATCCGGGACGGCGGTGTGGCCGACGCCTACGGCGACTACCGCAAGATCGGCTTCGACTGCTCGGGCCTGATGATCTACGCGTTCGCGGGCATCGGCATCAACCTGCCCCACTACAGCGGCTACCAGTACAACTACGGCCGCCGCGTGCCGCTGTCCCAGATGGCCCCGGGTGACATGCTGTTCTGGCAGAGCAGCGGCCGCATCCGCCACGTGGCCATGTACCTGGGCGGCGGGCGGATGGTGGAGGCCCCGCAGTCCGGGCTGCGGGTGCGGATCGCGCCGGTGCGGTACGGGGGGATCATGCCCTACGCGGTGCGCCTGGCGGGCTGA
- the lexA gene encoding transcriptional repressor LexA has product MSGYDEFDVFEQLEASALPLRQQQILAAIRDSVVRNGYSPSTRELGEAVGLRSSSSVSKHLAALEDKGFLRRSESVSRPIDVRAFLRDTGPREAAGDSVPVPVVGDIAAGTPISAVEHCDDVLTLPRELTGRGNVFGLRVRGDSMIDAAICDGDIVVVKQTTEAHSGQIVAAMIDEEATVKVFRRRDGHVYLEPRNPAYEVIDGDRATILGAVVSVLRSV; this is encoded by the coding sequence GTGAGTGGCTACGACGAGTTCGACGTGTTCGAGCAGCTGGAGGCTTCGGCCCTGCCGCTGCGGCAGCAGCAGATCCTGGCCGCGATCCGGGACTCGGTGGTGCGCAACGGCTATTCGCCCAGCACCCGGGAGCTCGGCGAGGCGGTGGGCCTGCGCTCGTCCTCCTCGGTGTCCAAGCACCTGGCCGCGCTGGAGGACAAGGGCTTCCTGCGGCGCAGCGAGTCGGTGTCCCGGCCCATCGACGTGCGCGCCTTCCTGCGCGACACCGGGCCCCGGGAGGCGGCCGGGGACTCGGTGCCGGTGCCCGTGGTCGGCGACATCGCCGCCGGCACCCCGATCTCGGCGGTCGAGCACTGCGACGACGTGCTGACCCTGCCCCGCGAGCTCACCGGCCGCGGCAACGTCTTCGGCCTGCGCGTGCGCGGCGACTCGATGATCGACGCGGCCATCTGCGACGGCGACATCGTCGTGGTCAAGCAGACCACCGAGGCGCACTCCGGGCAGATCGTGGCCGCCATGATCGACGAGGAGGCCACGGTCAAGGTCTTCCGCCGCCGCGACGGGCACGTGTACCTGGAGCCGCGCAACCCCGCCTACGAGGTCATCGACGGCGACCGGGCCACCATCCTGGGCGCGGTCGTCTCGGTGCTGCGCAGCGTCTGA
- a CDS encoding TetR/AcrR family transcriptional regulator, whose amino-acid sequence MAGRPRDPELEQRLLAAAWALLASNGYDGLTLSQVATRAGAHRTDVYRRWATKAHLVAEALAVHVPPVPELDTGALYTDLRAFLQALEAAWSASWVHGLVGLIADLARDGEAEAAFLGMARARGQRLVEAVRRAADRGEVAEMPDSAVLVLLGDLLEGPLMHRRLFERQGFGDGELDALARVGYRQLTGREAPCTN is encoded by the coding sequence ATGGCCGGTCGGCCCCGTGATCCGGAGCTGGAGCAGCGGTTGCTGGCGGCCGCCTGGGCGTTGCTCGCCAGCAACGGCTACGACGGGTTGACGCTGTCGCAGGTCGCCACTCGGGCCGGGGCGCATCGGACCGATGTCTACCGGCGGTGGGCCACCAAGGCGCATCTGGTGGCCGAGGCGTTGGCCGTGCACGTGCCGCCCGTGCCCGAGCTGGACACCGGGGCGCTGTACACCGATCTTCGTGCGTTCCTCCAGGCGCTGGAGGCCGCCTGGTCCGCGTCCTGGGTGCACGGGCTGGTCGGGCTGATCGCCGATCTTGCCCGGGACGGGGAGGCCGAGGCCGCGTTCCTGGGGATGGCGCGGGCTCGGGGGCAGCGGTTGGTGGAGGCCGTGCGGCGGGCCGCGGATCGCGGGGAGGTGGCGGAGATGCCTGACTCGGCTGTGTTGGTCCTGCTCGGCGACCTCCTTGAGGGGCCGCTCATGCATCGTCGGTTGTTCGAGCGGCAGGGGTTCGGGGACGGGGAGCTGGACGCCCTCGCGCGGGTCGGGTACCGGCAGCTCACCGGGCGGGAGGCGCCGTGCACGAACTGA
- a CDS encoding ABC transporter ATP-binding protein yields MLSLLGVGKRYGRGPMVISDVDLALPPGRTTVVRGRNGSGKSTLLRVVAGVCRPTTGRVLDRPRQVGYVPERFPAHLRLSPKDYLRHLGAVRGLSRAGAASRGGELLERLAFAGEPDAPMLRLSKGNTQKLALAQALLAPVDLLVLDEPWTGLDTASAAVLGELLAERARDGAAVVLIDHEEHAELVRRDRLVEIEAGRVSVHETVSDEQVELTLRLPAHRVAELRAAARRLGGVEVTR; encoded by the coding sequence ATGCTGAGCTTGCTGGGGGTCGGCAAGCGCTACGGGCGCGGACCGATGGTGATCAGCGATGTCGACCTGGCGCTGCCGCCGGGGCGCACGACCGTGGTGCGCGGGCGCAACGGGTCGGGCAAGTCCACACTGCTGCGGGTGGTCGCCGGGGTCTGCCGCCCCACCACCGGCCGGGTGCTGGACCGGCCGCGGCAGGTGGGCTACGTGCCCGAACGCTTCCCGGCACACCTGCGGCTTTCCCCGAAGGACTACCTGCGACACCTGGGCGCGGTGCGCGGGCTGTCCCGGGCCGGGGCCGCCAGCCGCGGCGGGGAGCTGCTGGAGCGGCTGGCGTTCGCGGGGGAGCCGGACGCGCCGATGCTGCGGCTGTCCAAGGGCAACACGCAGAAGCTCGCGCTGGCCCAGGCGCTGCTGGCCCCGGTGGACCTGCTGGTGCTGGACGAGCCGTGGACCGGCCTGGACACCGCCTCGGCCGCGGTGCTGGGCGAGCTGCTGGCCGAGCGCGCGCGGGACGGGGCGGCCGTGGTGCTGATCGACCACGAGGAGCACGCCGAGCTGGTCCGGCGCGACCGGCTGGTGGAGATCGAGGCCGGACGGGTGAGCGTGCACGAGACGGTCAGCGACGAGCAGGTCGAGCTGACGCTGCGGCTGCCCGCGCACCGGGTGGCCGAGCTGCGCGCGGCGGCGCGGCGCCTGGGCGGCGTGGAGGTGACCCGGTGA
- a CDS encoding glyoxalase, with the protein MIHHVQLAGPPGCEPAMRAYYTSTLGWPEIPKPPLLAARGGCWFAVPGGGELHIGVEEGFRPSAKAHPAFVADVHALAAVLESAGHAVTWADPAEIPGRDRFHTTDPVGNRLEFLAS; encoded by the coding sequence ATGATCCACCACGTCCAGCTGGCGGGCCCGCCCGGCTGCGAGCCCGCCATGCGCGCCTACTACACCTCGACCCTGGGCTGGCCCGAGATCCCGAAGCCGCCGCTGCTGGCGGCCCGCGGCGGGTGCTGGTTCGCGGTGCCCGGGGGCGGCGAGCTGCACATCGGGGTGGAGGAGGGCTTCCGGCCCTCGGCGAAGGCCCACCCGGCGTTCGTGGCGGACGTGCACGCCCTGGCGGCGGTGCTGGAGTCGGCGGGGCACGCGGTGACCTGGGCGGACCCGGCGGAGATCCCGGGCCGGGACCGCTTCCACACCACCGACCCGGTGGGCAACCGCCTGGAGTTCCTGGCGTCCTGA